Proteins co-encoded in one Pocillopora verrucosa isolate sample1 chromosome 1, ASM3666991v2, whole genome shotgun sequence genomic window:
- the LOC131800205 gene encoding uncharacterized protein KIAA1958-like isoform X2, translating into MAVASNRFAELPPEEIQRLLDNATAKSTVKATKFGMKIFYEWQASPGGAKFSKPIEEMSKEELNVCLRSFYTSARKQDGSYYKATSLKSIRSAIDRHLRAPPHNKPFSVIADAAFTEANKVLGAFVKDLKLSGKIEATIHKKAMTREHVQKLFDSGQLGPADSKNPSQLQRTAWFYVGLYFGRRGRERQRFLKRDMLVHRMRDEGVEYFELHRKMTPSLPSTTSADADDEVESDTKIFAAPGSERCPVNTLKNYLAHLNPTSDVLFQRPKDSHSARFNPKDTVWYSPSPIGKTFLSCFLKEMSKRAGIVPHLTNHCLRATSVAVLSHGNLHSLAPTAESSTFEVEQRKSSLLSSFVTAGQAPQHCYTTPSREADQRVIGTMVEIQQEHQPGGEIVFQVIT; encoded by the exons ATGGCGGTTGCAAGCAATCGATTTGCAGAATTACCGCCCGAGGAAATACAGAGATTATTAGACAATGCTACAGCGAAGTCAACAGTGAAAGCCACGAAGTttggaatgaaaatattttacg aatGGCAGGCGAGCCCTGGTGGTGCTAAATTCTCGAAACCAATCGAGGAAATGTCGAAAGAAGAGTTAAATGTCTGCTTGAGGTCCTTTTATACCTCAGCAAGAAAACAGGACGGCAGTTATTACAAAGCGACTTCGCTAAAATCCATTCGATCTGCAATTGACCGCCATCTTCGAGCTCCGCCTCACAACAAACCTTTCTCAGTCATTGCCGATGCGGCGTTTACAGAGGCAAACAAAGTCCTTGGCGCCTTCGTCAAAGATCTGAAATTATCTGGCAAAATAGAAGCTACTATTCACAAGAAGGCCATGACAAGGGAACACgttcaaaaattatttgatagcGGTCAACTCGGGCCAGCTGATAGCAAAAATCCGTCGCAGCTTCAGCGTACAGCATGGTTTTATGTGGGGCTGTATTTCGGTCGGCGGGGACGGGAAAGGCAACGTTTTCTGAAGCGAGATATGCTTGTCCATAGAATGAGAGATGAAGGAGTGGAATATTTCGAGCTTCACAGAAAAATGACTCCTTCTTTACCATCTACCACTTCCGCCGACGCTGATGACGAAGTGGAATCTGATACAAAGATTTTTGCGGCACCTGGCTCCGAAAGATGTCCAGTAAATACGTTGAAAAACTACCTAGCACATCTGAATCCTACCTCTGACGTGCTGTTTCAAAGGCCCAAAGATAGCCACAGCGCAAGGTTTAACCCTAAAGACACCGTCTGGTATTCGCCTTCACCCATTGGAAAGACATTTCTTAGCTGCTTCTTAAAGGAGATGAGCAAACGAGCTGGGATTGTGCCGCATCTCACCAACCACTGCTTAAGAGCGACCTCTGTTGCTGTTTTATCGCACGGAAATTTGCACAGCCTAGCACCTACTGCGGAATCATCAACTTTTGAGGTAGAGCAACGCAAATCTTCGCTGCTGAGCAGTTTTGTTACCGCCGGCCAAGCTCCACAGCATTGCTACACAACCCCTAGCCGTGAGGCTGATCAAAGAGTCATAGGAACAATGGTGGAGATCCAACAAGAACACCAACCCGGTGGAGAGATAGTTTTTCAG
- the LOC131800205 gene encoding uncharacterized protein KIAA1958-like isoform X1: MAVASNRFAELPPEEIQRLLDNATAKSTVKATKFGMKIFYEWQASPGGAKFSKPIEEMSKEELNVCLRSFYTSARKQDGSYYKATSLKSIRSAIDRHLRAPPHNKPFSVIADAAFTEANKVLGAFVKDLKLSGKIEATIHKKAMTREHVQKLFDSGQLGPADSKNPSQLQRTAWFYVGLYFGRRGRERQRFLKRDMLVHRMRDEGVEYFELHRKMTPSLPSTTSADADDEVESDTKIFAAPGSERCPVNTLKNYLAHLNPTSDVLFQRPKDSHSARFNPKDTVWYSPSPIGKTFLSCFLKEMSKRAGIVPHLTNHCLRATSVAVLSHGNLHSLAPTAESSTFEVEQRKSSLLSSFVTAGQAPQHCYTTPSREADQRVIGTMVEIQQEHQPGGEIVFQVRKFPVLLKDNQSVAVANVPAESNLAQSVKTTPILPKPV; the protein is encoded by the exons ATGGCGGTTGCAAGCAATCGATTTGCAGAATTACCGCCCGAGGAAATACAGAGATTATTAGACAATGCTACAGCGAAGTCAACAGTGAAAGCCACGAAGTttggaatgaaaatattttacg aatGGCAGGCGAGCCCTGGTGGTGCTAAATTCTCGAAACCAATCGAGGAAATGTCGAAAGAAGAGTTAAATGTCTGCTTGAGGTCCTTTTATACCTCAGCAAGAAAACAGGACGGCAGTTATTACAAAGCGACTTCGCTAAAATCCATTCGATCTGCAATTGACCGCCATCTTCGAGCTCCGCCTCACAACAAACCTTTCTCAGTCATTGCCGATGCGGCGTTTACAGAGGCAAACAAAGTCCTTGGCGCCTTCGTCAAAGATCTGAAATTATCTGGCAAAATAGAAGCTACTATTCACAAGAAGGCCATGACAAGGGAACACgttcaaaaattatttgatagcGGTCAACTCGGGCCAGCTGATAGCAAAAATCCGTCGCAGCTTCAGCGTACAGCATGGTTTTATGTGGGGCTGTATTTCGGTCGGCGGGGACGGGAAAGGCAACGTTTTCTGAAGCGAGATATGCTTGTCCATAGAATGAGAGATGAAGGAGTGGAATATTTCGAGCTTCACAGAAAAATGACTCCTTCTTTACCATCTACCACTTCCGCCGACGCTGATGACGAAGTGGAATCTGATACAAAGATTTTTGCGGCACCTGGCTCCGAAAGATGTCCAGTAAATACGTTGAAAAACTACCTAGCACATCTGAATCCTACCTCTGACGTGCTGTTTCAAAGGCCCAAAGATAGCCACAGCGCAAGGTTTAACCCTAAAGACACCGTCTGGTATTCGCCTTCACCCATTGGAAAGACATTTCTTAGCTGCTTCTTAAAGGAGATGAGCAAACGAGCTGGGATTGTGCCGCATCTCACCAACCACTGCTTAAGAGCGACCTCTGTTGCTGTTTTATCGCACGGAAATTTGCACAGCCTAGCACCTACTGCGGAATCATCAACTTTTGAGGTAGAGCAACGCAAATCTTCGCTGCTGAGCAGTTTTGTTACCGCCGGCCAAGCTCCACAGCATTGCTACACAACCCCTAGCCGTGAGGCTGATCAAAGAGTCATAGGAACAATGGTGGAGATCCAACAAGAACACCAACCCGGTGGAGAGATAGTTTTTCAGGTTCGTAAATTTCCAGTTTTATTGAAAGACAATCAATCCGTTGCTGTGGCAAATGTTCCCGCCGAAAGCAATTTGGCGCAGAGTGTGAAAACAACTCCTATCCTTCCTAAACCAGTTTAA